A single Mytilus trossulus isolate FHL-02 chromosome 12, PNRI_Mtr1.1.1.hap1, whole genome shotgun sequence DNA region contains:
- the LOC134692715 gene encoding chordin-like has product MFDLLREILLLAGFAHLVIAAEIRFSALRPEPEIKEKEIYQPGCWLGKHHYKLMEKFSPALEPNGRLVCILCQCIPVTRKGIIQHYGKAKCVNIKDKCPLPNCHNPILLPGKCCKYCQGQVPFEDQYVLLPQDVNDHYESSVNSDKEAREEYKEQRYTALLVGKNVVGTPPLMTKAVAMVYVLVKKDATLQFSVRYAELQNPKQINVVDSNGNVLLSHDFKQSRDRKFCGEWYNVPSYYLNYIAKKQLHLTITTKRYPRGEVAGIPEHDTSFDHGTFGALLISPIPRGIGAYVEFRYSYSSRRKVIDYLIYQDGFLDNKRRKLEYFVTIEKNTKIIHQDTRRIRYKSNKKANLNGSWKRPNKRERRLMTRRKLRLRLTSKGGTTMIGDITPVLTCQIFQAVLSSSEALTDSVHPLTSVGSAVFQLHDNGQIAYMIRLYSMKQNLVSLTLESTPTRRRRRRVIQDLTKTFRYNTSSDNGFAVGIFKKPTAKDLTMFLTGKLYINVGTSYRQISALRGKIERTEHDSTIDILRNAPFILMAQPQTQSTGVAGHAWLAVTDKCVLHYQILLSGLRDHTTITALITGKYDSAPSYSGNAIYTIIITDFKNGIASGRISDISREVFQSLDRGTSFMQIDVVGVTKGSIYSNLSIVNDCWQKTSGNNYNMLLDEGYKVPVGNPITSCNYEGRIYNDGSTWIPVGNDSCYTCTCQQQKILCDVVVCPGLKCEYKVKVPGLCCPKCAEKPDKTRLPLTSPNNTHSEGSCYYDGDKRWHAAGTKWHPYVPPFGYVTCAVCSCMTDGSYDCKRSPCPALNCSKSEAVRIKANDCCQVCPDKQTLVITNSENQADHAVASKEKSCKFGDEVFPHRAKWHPKLSDNEEVACVKCRCKNGKVKCRRKKCTPDDCRRTKNKNVEKCCQCPGSHRKSRGRSKGSR; this is encoded by the exons gTGACGAGGAAAGGAATCATTCAACATTATGGAAAAGCAAAATGTGTCAATATCAAGGATAAGTGTCCTTTACCGAACTGTCACAATCCAATACTGCTTCCCGGAAAATGCTGCAAATATTGCCAAGGTCAAG TGCCGTTTGAGGATCAGTATGTTTTGCTGCCGCAAGATGTTAATGACCATTATGAAAGCTCTGTGAATTCTGATAAAGAAGCAAGAGAGGAATACAAAGAGCAAA gaTACACAGCTCTGTTGGTCGGTAAGAATGTAGTAGGTACCCCACCACTTATGACAAAAGCAGTTGCAATGGTTTATGTATTGGTTAAGAAAGATGCTACACTCCAGTTCTCCGTAAGATATGCAGA attACAGAATCCGAAACAAATAAATGTTGTCGATAGCAACGGAAACGTACTGCTGTCACATGACTTCAAACAATCAAGAGACAGAAAGTTCTGTGGAGAATGGTATAATGTACCATCCTATTACCTAAACTATATAGCAAAGAAACAACTTCACCTGACGATAACGACCAAAAGATATCCACGTGGAGAAGTAGCTGGTATTCCGGAACATGACACGTCATTTGATCatg GAACATTTGGAGCATTACTTATATCACCAATACCACGTGGTATAGGAGCTTATGTAGAGTTTAGATACTCCTATTCAAGCAGACGAAAGGTTATTGACTATCTCATATATCAGGACGGATTTCTGGATAACAAAA GAAGAAAACTTGAATATTTTGTGACCATCGAGAAAAATACGAAAATTATCCATCAAGATACACGACGAATACGGTACAAGTCAAACAAG AAAGCAAATTTAAATGGATCTTGGAAGCGACCAAATAAAAGGGAAAGACGACTGATGACGAGACGAAAACTTCGCCTAAGGCTAACGTCTAAAGGAGGAACAACAATGATTGGGGACATAACACCAGTACTCACATGTCAAA tTTTTCAGGCAGTGTTGTCGAGCAGTGAAGCATTAACAGACTCGGTTCATCCTCTGACCAGTGTTGGTTCAGCTGTCTTCCAGCTTCATGATAATGGACAAATAGCATATATG atacGGCTGTATAGTATGAAACAGAATTTAGTTTCGTTAACATTAGAATCAACACCAACACGACGGCGAAGGAGAAGGGTTATACAAGATCTGACAAAAACGTTTAGATATAACACATCCTCGGATAACGGTTTT gCCGTAGGAATTTTCAAGAAACCAACAGCAAAAGACCTTACAATGTTTTTGACCGGAAAGTTGTACATTAACGTTGGAACCTCTTACAGACAAATAAGTGCTCTTCGTGGAAAGATAGAACGAACTGAGCATGACAGTACAATTGATATATTAAGAA ATGCGCCTTTCATTCTGATGGCACAACCACAGACTCAATCAACTGGTGTCGCTGGGCATGCGTGGTTAGCTGTAACTGATAAATGTGTATTGCATTATCAGATATTGCTGTCTGGATTAAGGGACCACACTACGATTACAGCTTTGATCACAGGAAAATATGATTCAGCTCCATCATACAGTGGAAACGCTATCTACACGATTATTATAACGGATTTTAAAAATGGAATA gCTAGCGGGCGTATTTCTGACATCTCTAGAGAAGTATTTCAAAGTCTCGACAGAGGGACTTCCTTCATGCAAATAGACGTTGTGGGTGTGACAAAAGGAAGTATATATTCAAAT cTAAGCATTGTTAATGATTGCTGGCAGAAGACGAGTGGAAATAATTATAACATGTTACTAGATGAGGGTTACAAAGTTCCGGTGGGAAATCCTATCACGTCCTGTAATTATGAAGGTCGAATTTATAATGACGGATCAACGTGGATTCCTGTAGGAAATGATTCGTGTTACACATGCACGTGCCAG CAACAAAAAATACTGTGTGATGTTGTTGTGTGTCCTGGGCTCAAATGTGAATATAAAGTCAAAGTTCCAGGACTTTGTTGTCCTAAATGTGCag AAAAACCAGACAAAACACGTCTACCATTAACCTCACCTAACAATACACACTCTGAAGGCTCCTGTTATTATGATGGTGATAAACGATGGCATGCTGCTGGAACTAAGTGGCATCCCTATGTGCCACCATTTGGCTATGTCACATGTGCTGTTTGTAGCTGTATG ACAGATGGTAGTTATGATTGTAAAAGATCTCCATGTCCGGCATTGAATTGTTCTAAATCCGAGGCAGTTCGTATCAAAGCAAATGATTGTTGTCAGGTTTGTCCAG ATAAACAAACTCTTGTCATAACAAATAGTGAAAACCAAGCTGACCACGCTGTTgcatcaaaagaaaaat CTTGTAAGTTTGGAGACGAAGTTTTTCCGCATAGAGCGAAATGGCACCCTAAACTGTCTGATAATGAAGAAGTAGCGTGTGTGAAATGTAGATGTAAG AATGGGAAAGTAAAATGCAGGCGGAAGAAATGTACACCTGATGATTGTAggagaacaaaaaacaaaaatgtagaGAAATGTTGCCAATGTCCAG GTTCTCACAGGAAAAGTAGAGGCAGAAGTAAAGGCAGCAGATAA